In the genome of Mucisphaera calidilacus, one region contains:
- a CDS encoding nitroreductase family protein, producing MGLVRRMLPRGLKLWAFERVVRSPVLSRCYYLFSGAFSREYAAVLYGRLQHVREAEAKSDDGARYTLRRNTHRLEKGLIMRPRREVFATGYLGETVNIFCALADQDDGSATAKALLDWSGDVLYRYFEAVPENADGKVDRLRVKFTESFEKHARQPGQCAPFVRDQTPLRVTIDDMIELARRRRSVRWYLQQPVPREIIDKAMLVGGYSPSACNRQPFEFRVFDRPERAAEIGAIAMGTAGFAQNFPCLVVIVGQLRAFPFDRDRHVPYIDGSLAAMAFQFALEVQGVSSCCINWPDIPEREAAMAKALDLEPDQRVVMLMSVGFPDPEGSVPYSQKKTVDELRSYDPS from the coding sequence TTGGGACTGGTTAGACGCATGCTGCCTCGGGGACTCAAGCTGTGGGCGTTCGAGCGTGTGGTGCGTTCGCCCGTTCTCTCGCGCTGCTATTACCTGTTCAGCGGCGCGTTCTCGCGCGAGTACGCGGCGGTGCTCTACGGCCGGCTCCAGCACGTCCGAGAAGCTGAGGCCAAGAGCGACGACGGGGCTCGTTACACCCTCCGCAGGAACACGCACCGGCTTGAGAAGGGGCTGATCATGCGTCCCCGCCGGGAGGTCTTCGCCACCGGTTATCTCGGCGAGACGGTCAATATCTTTTGCGCCCTCGCGGATCAGGATGACGGCTCCGCGACCGCCAAGGCGCTGCTGGACTGGTCGGGCGACGTTCTCTACCGCTATTTCGAGGCGGTGCCCGAAAACGCTGACGGCAAGGTTGACCGTCTTCGCGTCAAGTTCACGGAGTCGTTCGAGAAGCACGCCCGTCAGCCGGGTCAGTGTGCGCCCTTTGTTCGTGACCAGACGCCGCTGCGGGTCACCATCGACGACATGATCGAACTCGCGCGCCGGCGGCGTAGCGTCCGGTGGTACCTCCAGCAGCCGGTTCCGCGGGAGATCATCGACAAGGCCATGCTTGTCGGCGGCTACTCGCCGTCTGCCTGTAACCGCCAGCCCTTCGAGTTTCGCGTGTTCGACCGGCCGGAGCGGGCGGCCGAGATCGGCGCCATCGCGATGGGGACCGCGGGGTTCGCGCAGAACTTCCCGTGTCTCGTTGTCATCGTCGGCCAGCTGCGGGCATTTCCGTTTGATCGCGACCGCCACGTTCCCTACATCGACGGGTCGCTTGCCGCGATGGCTTTCCAGTTTGCGCTCGAGGTTCAGGGCGTCAGTTCCTGCTGCATCAACTGGCCCGATATCCCGGAGCGTGAGGCCGCCATGGCCAAGGCGCTTGATCTCGAACCCGACCAGCGCGTCGTGATGCTCATGTCGGTCGGCTTTCCTGATCCCGAGGGCAGCGTTCCCTATTCCCAGAAGAAGACCGTTGACGAGCTGCGGAGTTACGACCCGTCATGA
- a CDS encoding polysaccharide pyruvyl transferase family protein — translation MMIEIHGAGFTNKGAQLMIRTVINRVRESLPDADFCIETGSDARYPRVAEYGLHMLYPQATWDRPRRIPYLLRLSHLLGRVIPASFVRPFGLVRRQDVDALIDVSGYAFGDKFGVYKSRVFNQRAAAYAQRGKPVIVLPQMLGPFQEAGFEKVMAEMVSRSSLFYARDRMSLDDCRRLLGDRAEPIRLAPDITIYQSPGRRDVAMPDNPARTVAIVPNIRMLDKGDPRWKESYLPRLTAVGKSLRERGYDLHVVIHETRGGDARLGEQLRDAIDPSGVPVIAYEDPLDLKAYLGQCRLVIASRFHAVVGSLAMGTPAVVIGWAHKYEMLLEDFGIPQMIHGIDDGPDDLQGKVDQLLDDGRREAMHQTLVRRKAEMKPLNDEMWERVVAALRR, via the coding sequence ATGATGATTGAGATCCACGGTGCCGGCTTCACGAACAAGGGTGCGCAGCTGATGATCCGGACGGTCATCAACCGCGTGCGCGAGTCCCTGCCCGATGCGGACTTCTGTATCGAGACCGGTTCTGACGCACGATATCCGCGGGTCGCAGAGTACGGCCTGCACATGCTCTACCCGCAGGCGACTTGGGACCGGCCTCGACGCATCCCTTATCTGTTGCGGCTGAGTCATCTTCTGGGGCGTGTGATTCCCGCGTCGTTCGTGCGGCCTTTCGGCCTGGTCCGGCGGCAGGACGTGGACGCGCTGATTGACGTTTCGGGTTACGCCTTCGGCGACAAGTTCGGGGTCTACAAGAGCCGGGTGTTTAATCAGCGGGCGGCCGCCTACGCGCAACGGGGCAAGCCGGTGATTGTTCTCCCGCAGATGCTTGGGCCCTTTCAGGAGGCCGGCTTTGAGAAGGTCATGGCCGAGATGGTCAGCCGCTCGAGCCTGTTTTATGCGCGCGACCGCATGTCGCTTGATGACTGTCGGCGGCTGCTGGGCGATCGTGCCGAACCGATCCGACTCGCGCCCGACATCACGATCTACCAGTCGCCCGGGCGACGGGACGTGGCCATGCCCGACAACCCCGCGCGGACCGTGGCGATCGTCCCGAACATCCGGATGCTTGATAAGGGCGACCCGCGCTGGAAAGAGTCGTACCTCCCGCGGCTCACCGCTGTCGGCAAATCGCTGCGCGAGCGCGGCTACGACCTGCACGTCGTGATCCACGAGACGCGTGGTGGCGACGCTCGTCTGGGCGAGCAGCTGCGGGACGCCATCGACCCCTCCGGCGTGCCTGTGATCGCGTACGAGGATCCGCTTGACCTCAAGGCTTATCTCGGGCAGTGTCGGCTCGTGATTGCCTCGCGCTTCCACGCGGTTGTCGGTTCGCTGGCCATGGGTACGCCGGCCGTTGTGATTGGCTGGGCGCACAAGTACGAGATGCTGCTTGAGGATTTTGGTATCCCGCAGATGATTCACGGCATCGACGACGGCCCCGACGACCTTCAGGGCAAGGTGGACCAGCTCCTGGACGATGGCCGCCGGGAGGCGATGCACCAGACTCTCGTTCGGCGTAAGGCCGAGATGAAACCGCTGAACGATGAGATGTGGGAGAGGGTCGTCGCTGCGCTGCGGCGATGA
- a CDS encoding radical SAM protein translates to MSQADAAQILKTHALRRSLTERREVDLSPKSSMLMIKPVGAACNLRCHYCYYLPVMGIYDGNAQRMREETLEATLAGYLPESNKTVTLSWQGGEPTLAGLDWFKRMIELVDKHRRPDQRVVHCLQTNGTLLDDEWCAFLRQHEFLIGISLDGLASDHNHYRVTTDGSGSYAQVMRGLELLRKHGVEHNILMVLNNKNVVHPKEVWRELMRIEARWVQFIPAVEWLSPDDAERVNRHDGDWHAAPADLGDWKGWHTASFSPTPEQYGRFLCEVFDLWFEKHRYEVSVRFFDSVLNTLVMGRASECIYSHSCAGQVTIEHDGTVFGCDHYVQPEWRLGHVHGGAARTVPLTINSSVPEQERESAPIGGRWMSGLDRARATEFADRKLDLGEPCASCDWFQLCHGGCPKHRPARGELPGPTVLCDGYRTFYPHAMPRLQWIANFLKQGQMPPEQVPAELLPSTKKTAPRKQRKKRK, encoded by the coding sequence ATGTCTCAAGCTGACGCTGCGCAGATCCTCAAGACCCACGCCCTCCGACGCTCGCTGACCGAGCGCCGTGAGGTCGACCTGTCGCCCAAGTCATCGATGCTCATGATCAAGCCCGTGGGGGCCGCCTGCAACCTCCGCTGCCACTACTGCTACTACCTCCCGGTCATGGGCATCTACGACGGCAACGCCCAGCGCATGCGCGAGGAGACACTCGAGGCAACACTCGCCGGCTACCTGCCCGAGAGCAACAAGACCGTGACCCTGTCCTGGCAGGGAGGCGAGCCGACACTCGCAGGCCTCGACTGGTTCAAGCGCATGATCGAACTCGTCGACAAGCACCGGCGGCCGGACCAACGCGTCGTGCACTGCCTCCAGACCAACGGGACGCTCCTCGACGACGAATGGTGCGCCTTCCTCCGCCAGCACGAATTCCTGATCGGCATCTCCCTCGACGGACTCGCCTCAGACCACAACCACTACCGGGTCACCACCGACGGCTCAGGCAGCTACGCCCAGGTGATGCGCGGACTCGAACTGCTCCGCAAGCACGGCGTCGAGCACAACATCCTCATGGTGCTCAACAACAAAAACGTGGTGCACCCCAAAGAAGTCTGGCGCGAACTGATGCGCATCGAGGCCAGATGGGTGCAGTTCATCCCCGCCGTGGAGTGGCTCTCGCCCGACGACGCCGAACGCGTGAACCGACACGACGGCGACTGGCACGCCGCCCCCGCCGACCTCGGCGACTGGAAGGGCTGGCACACCGCGAGCTTCTCGCCGACACCCGAGCAGTACGGCCGGTTCCTCTGCGAAGTGTTCGACCTCTGGTTCGAGAAACACCGCTACGAGGTCTCCGTGCGCTTCTTCGACAGCGTGCTCAACACCCTCGTCATGGGGCGGGCCTCGGAGTGCATCTACTCCCACTCCTGCGCGGGGCAGGTGACGATCGAACACGACGGCACCGTGTTCGGCTGCGACCACTACGTCCAGCCCGAATGGCGGCTCGGCCACGTGCACGGCGGAGCCGCCCGCACGGTTCCGCTGACCATCAACAGCAGCGTTCCGGAACAGGAGCGTGAATCGGCACCCATCGGCGGACGATGGATGAGCGGACTCGACCGCGCCCGCGCCACGGAATTCGCAGACCGCAAACTCGACCTGGGCGAACCCTGCGCCTCCTGCGACTGGTTCCAGCTCTGCCACGGCGGCTGCCCCAAGCACCGCCCCGCCCGGGGCGAACTGCCCGGCCCGACGGTCCTCTGCGACGGGTACCGAACCTTCTACCCCCACGCCATGCCCAGACTCCAGTGGATCGCGAACTTCCTCAAGCAGGGGCAGATGCCGCCCGAGCAGGTCCCGGCAGAATTGCTCCCCTCGACAAAAAAAACGGCACCGCGCAAGCAGCGGAAAAAGCGAAAGTAA